Proteins from one Bacteroidales bacterium genomic window:
- the leuD gene encoding 3-isopropylmalate dehydratase small subunit, with amino-acid sequence MAEKFVTLETSVVPLPVENVDTDQIIPARFLKATTRDGFGENLFRDWRYDKNNQPITSFVLNDPRYSGKVLVGGKNFGSGSSREHAAWAIVDYGFRAVVSSFFADIFKNNSLNNGLLPVQVSPEFLAKIFAEVEKDPKTQIRIDLENQEITLLSTGEKEYFDINKYKKTCLINGYDDIDYLLSIKGEIEAYEQRQSN; translated from the coding sequence ATGGCTGAAAAATTTGTCACTTTAGAAACTTCCGTGGTTCCTCTGCCGGTAGAAAATGTAGACACTGACCAGATCATACCTGCCCGGTTCCTGAAAGCAACCACACGCGACGGATTCGGAGAAAATCTGTTCCGTGACTGGCGATATGATAAAAACAATCAACCGATCACCTCTTTTGTGCTGAATGATCCCAGATATTCGGGAAAAGTACTGGTAGGCGGAAAGAATTTCGGAAGTGGTTCCAGTCGTGAACATGCGGCATGGGCTATTGTCGATTATGGATTCAGGGCTGTGGTATCCAGTTTTTTTGCAGATATCTTTAAAAATAATTCACTCAATAACGGGTTGTTGCCTGTACAGGTGAGTCCTGAATTTCTGGCTAAAATTTTTGCTGAAGTGGAAAAAGATCCCAAGACCCAAATCCGGATCGACCTTGAAAACCAGGAAATCACACTTCTTTCGACAGGTGAAAAAGAATATTTCGATATCAACAAGTACAAAAAAACCTGTCTGATCAATGGTTATGATGATATCGATTACCTGTTGAGCATCAAAGGTGAAATAGAAGCGTACGAACAACGACAAAGTAATTGA